A window of the Tessaracoccus sp. MC1865 genome harbors these coding sequences:
- a CDS encoding DUF6297 family protein: MSTAHDHFDGLGVVDEKQLKLLMKDWRRGRADRSLWQALSDGYVMVFSIVLIGAMVISSIVRAQQVVAICDTAGCLAARGLLPWASVAGILASTLVLSRMFGPVVASAAEGFWLMDGPTDRRRLLAGRLVAAIVLALVVGGLLGALIAALTGSPLPEVGIWALAGGFGSAGLLAFAAAEQGLDRRWVVTVLQWMIGAIAIGTLVLLVFGAAGWIDLGGAHLIAVELAYIVAGVGLLLVLVAGFVAYRRLRGVRRNRLTAGGSLLSGLQGAAFALEFALIRDILIEAKAREKGHVKPTRGAGSGMTALVMRDVQRLWRQPMRLVTLAATVVVPYAVQALGLATLNPPLSALVLVAALIPFMNSLRVLTRTRGLQRCFPFDPGKVKQAAMVVPGVLALLWAVATLPAFMGVGGGVTVEPVAAASAAVVTGIAGFLGAVRWVSARPPDYSGPIMSTGFGAMPPGLMFSLLRGLDMVALVTLPIVLGWPVWISLVVGLIAFMILRSGLDREQLMEQQEEQKRELAEERRRREGTAAPKAKIKVQRNR, encoded by the coding sequence TTGAGCACCGCGCACGACCACTTCGACGGCCTGGGGGTCGTCGACGAGAAGCAGCTCAAGCTGCTGATGAAGGACTGGCGACGCGGGCGCGCCGACCGCAGCCTCTGGCAGGCGCTGTCCGACGGCTACGTCATGGTGTTCTCCATCGTGCTGATCGGCGCCATGGTGATCTCCTCGATCGTCCGCGCCCAGCAGGTGGTGGCGATCTGTGACACCGCCGGCTGTCTCGCCGCCCGCGGCCTGCTGCCCTGGGCCTCGGTCGCCGGCATCCTGGCGTCGACGCTGGTGTTGTCGCGCATGTTCGGCCCCGTCGTCGCCTCCGCCGCTGAAGGTTTCTGGCTCATGGACGGCCCCACGGACCGACGGCGGCTGCTGGCCGGCCGCCTGGTCGCGGCCATCGTCCTGGCGCTCGTCGTCGGCGGGCTGCTGGGGGCGTTGATCGCCGCGCTGACGGGATCACCGCTGCCGGAAGTGGGCATCTGGGCGCTGGCCGGGGGCTTCGGCTCCGCAGGCCTGCTCGCGTTCGCCGCGGCCGAGCAGGGGCTCGACCGTCGCTGGGTCGTGACCGTGCTGCAGTGGATGATCGGCGCCATCGCCATCGGCACCCTCGTCCTGCTGGTCTTCGGCGCCGCCGGCTGGATCGACCTGGGCGGGGCCCATCTCATCGCCGTCGAACTCGCCTACATCGTGGCGGGCGTCGGCCTCCTCCTGGTCCTCGTGGCCGGCTTCGTGGCCTACCGCAGGCTCCGCGGGGTCCGTCGTAACCGCCTCACCGCCGGCGGGTCGCTGCTGAGCGGGCTGCAGGGTGCGGCGTTCGCGCTCGAATTCGCCCTGATCCGAGACATCCTCATCGAGGCCAAGGCCCGCGAAAAGGGTCACGTGAAGCCCACCCGCGGCGCCGGCTCCGGCATGACCGCCCTGGTCATGCGCGACGTGCAGCGCCTCTGGCGCCAGCCCATGCGGCTGGTCACGCTGGCGGCCACCGTCGTGGTGCCCTATGCGGTGCAGGCGTTGGGCCTGGCCACCCTGAACCCGCCGTTGTCGGCGCTGGTGCTGGTGGCGGCGCTGATCCCGTTCATGAACTCGCTGCGCGTGCTGACCCGCACCAGGGGCCTGCAGCGCTGCTTCCCGTTCGACCCGGGCAAGGTCAAGCAGGCCGCGATGGTCGTCCCTGGAGTCCTCGCCCTGCTGTGGGCCGTCGCCACGCTGCCTGCGTTCATGGGCGTGGGCGGCGGCGTCACCGTCGAGCCCGTCGCCGCGGCCTCCGCCGCCGTGGTCACCGGCATCGCCGGCTTCCTCGGCGCGGTGCGGTGGGTCTCGGCCCGCCCGCCGGACTACTCCGGCCCCATCATGTCCACCGGTTTCGGCGCCATGCCGCCCGGCCTGATGTTCTCGCTGCTGCGCGGCCTCGACATGGTGGCGCTCGTCACCCTGCCCATCGTGCTGGGCTGGCCCGTGTGGATCTCGCTGGTCGTCGGCCTCATCGCGTTCATGATCCTGCGCAGCGGTCTTGACCGCGAGCAGCTCATGGAGCAGCAGGAGGAGCAGAAGCGCGAACTCGCCGAGGAGCGCCGTCGCCGCGAGGGAACGGCCGCACCGAAGGCGAAGATCAAGGTCCAGCGCAACCGCTGA
- a CDS encoding NADH-quinone oxidoreductase subunit A, translating into MNPYIPIVGMVLLATVFVVVSMGLSLVVGPARYNRAKYDSYECGIQPTPQPIGGGRFPVKYYITAMMFIVFDIEVVFLLPWAVAYNQLSMFAIIAMIVFIVLFFIPYIYVLRRNGLDWE; encoded by the coding sequence ATGAACCCCTATATCCCCATCGTCGGCATGGTGCTGCTCGCCACCGTGTTCGTCGTGGTATCCATGGGGCTGAGCCTGGTCGTCGGACCGGCTCGGTACAACCGTGCAAAGTACGACAGCTACGAGTGCGGCATCCAGCCCACCCCGCAGCCGATCGGCGGCGGCCGGTTCCCGGTCAAGTACTACATCACGGCGATGATGTTCATCGTGTTCGACATCGAAGTGGTGTTCCTGCTCCCGTGGGCGGTCGCCTACAACCAGCTCAGCATGTTCGCGATCATCGCCATGATCGTGTTCATCGTGCTGTTCTTCATCCCTTACATCTACGTCCTGCGCCGCAACGGCCTCGACTGGGAATGA
- a CDS encoding ABC transporter ATP-binding protein: MADVAKNDVVLQVDNLKKGYGPVTIVEGFSMKVRAGEAVALTGRNGAGKSTVLRCLVGADRPDEGTVMVNGIKVSETNPIIRRDVATVIDDLDFFPDLSVVEHLDLLARAHGLEHPDDLVDEVLEEVQLVPQAGQLPSTLSSGQRRRLALATAFVRPRQLLVLDEPEQRLDVEGVAWLGQRLKADIAGGLAIVLASHEPSLLEAIGARTIRLGV; this comes from the coding sequence ATGGCGGACGTGGCTAAGAATGACGTCGTACTCCAGGTGGACAACCTCAAGAAGGGCTACGGCCCGGTAACCATCGTGGAGGGCTTCTCCATGAAGGTGCGGGCCGGTGAAGCCGTCGCGCTCACGGGGCGCAACGGCGCCGGCAAGTCGACGGTGCTGCGCTGCCTCGTCGGCGCGGACAGGCCGGATGAGGGCACCGTCATGGTCAACGGGATCAAGGTGTCGGAGACCAACCCGATCATCCGCCGCGATGTGGCCACCGTCATCGACGACCTCGACTTCTTCCCGGACCTCTCCGTCGTGGAACACCTCGACCTGCTCGCCCGTGCGCACGGGCTCGAGCACCCTGACGACCTCGTCGACGAGGTGCTCGAGGAGGTGCAGCTCGTGCCGCAGGCCGGCCAGCTCCCCTCCACCCTGTCGTCGGGCCAGCGGCGTCGCCTGGCGCTGGCCACCGCCTTCGTCCGCCCGAGGCAGCTGCTGGTGCTCGACGAGCCAGAGCAGCGCCTCGACGTGGAAGGTGTCGCCTGGCTGGGCCAGCGGCTGAAGGCCGACATCGCCGGCGGCCTGGCGATCGTGCTGGCGAGCCATGAGCCCTCGCTCCTCGAGGCCATCGGCGCGCGCACCATCCGGCTGGGGGTCTGA
- a CDS encoding NADH-quinone oxidoreductase subunit B, with product MGIEDKIPSGILLTTFEGVFGWVRKASFWPATMGLACCAIEMMAFGTPRYDSGRWGQEVFRASPRQADLMIVSGRVSQKMAPVIRQVYDQMPNPKWVISMGACASSGGMFNNYSIVQGCDHFLPVDMYVPGCPPRPDMLIEAMFKLREKVQKHPIGANMDRWVEDTEQAALAAPAKVEMKGLMR from the coding sequence ATGGGTATCGAAGACAAGATTCCTAGCGGCATCCTGCTGACCACGTTCGAGGGCGTCTTCGGCTGGGTCCGGAAGGCCTCGTTCTGGCCCGCGACGATGGGCCTCGCCTGCTGCGCGATCGAGATGATGGCCTTCGGCACGCCGCGCTACGACTCCGGTCGGTGGGGTCAGGAAGTCTTCCGCGCCTCGCCGCGCCAGGCTGACCTGATGATCGTCTCCGGCCGCGTGTCGCAGAAGATGGCCCCGGTCATCCGCCAGGTGTACGACCAGATGCCCAACCCCAAGTGGGTCATCTCCATGGGCGCCTGCGCCTCCTCCGGCGGCATGTTCAACAACTACTCGATCGTCCAGGGCTGTGACCACTTCCTGCCCGTCGACATGTACGTGCCCGGCTGCCCGCCGCGCCCAGACATGCTGATCGAGGCGATGTTCAAGCTGCGCGAGAAGGTGCAGAAGCACCCGATCGGCGCCAACATGGACCGTTGGGTCGAGGACACCGAGCAGGCCGCGCTGGCCGCGCCCGCGAAGGTCGAGATGAAGGGTCTCATGCGATGA
- the menD gene encoding 2-succinyl-5-enolpyruvyl-6-hydroxy-3-cyclohexene-1-carboxylic-acid synthase: MSSIRLGSTIVDALLSMGVRDVVLAPGSRSAALALAVERADRAGVLRLHVRIDERVASFTALGLAKAGQRPVVVMTTSGTAVANLAPAAMEARAAGIPLVFITADRPAHFVGTGASQTADQAGALGPAALGVVRLSSESGDEAAWAAGVHRAVVLAAGYRTRRPGPVQLNVEFAAPVVGPLPAPGQWPLLVSPSLPGQVYRVEAGLRTVVLAGDAPPDVGAEARRVAEAAGAPLFAEPSSNARGGGCAIAGYRDLLGTLGAEIERVVVFGHPTLSRPVVALMARADVELIVVTSAADWTDPGHRAVVIADSVEIPEQEESWLARWRAADAAGVGEGFTQRHVASAVLAALDGGHDLMLGSSSIIRAADVLPVGDDAPRVYANRGVAGIDGTIATATGIALADHRPTTVLVGDLTVQHDLGALVRPTLEPWPGLRVVVADDDGGSIFHTLEQGAPDYADSFERVFGTPQGVDLVAVATAMGWRAVRVADQPSLEEALASDAEFIVAGVPRP, translated from the coding sequence ATGAGCAGCATCCGGTTGGGCAGCACGATCGTCGACGCCCTCCTCAGCATGGGGGTGCGCGACGTCGTGCTCGCGCCCGGCTCCCGCAGCGCGGCCCTGGCGCTCGCCGTCGAGCGCGCCGACCGCGCCGGGGTGCTCCGGCTGCACGTCCGCATCGACGAGCGGGTGGCCTCGTTCACCGCGTTGGGCCTGGCCAAGGCCGGTCAGCGCCCCGTCGTTGTCATGACCACGTCCGGCACCGCCGTCGCGAACCTGGCCCCCGCGGCCATGGAGGCGCGGGCCGCCGGCATCCCGCTGGTCTTCATCACGGCAGACCGACCCGCGCATTTCGTGGGCACCGGCGCGAGCCAGACGGCAGACCAGGCGGGGGCCCTCGGGCCGGCCGCGCTGGGCGTCGTCCGGTTGTCGTCCGAATCCGGTGACGAGGCGGCCTGGGCCGCCGGCGTGCACCGCGCCGTCGTGCTCGCGGCCGGCTACCGCACCCGCCGGCCGGGGCCCGTGCAGCTGAACGTCGAGTTCGCCGCCCCGGTGGTGGGCCCGTTGCCGGCACCAGGGCAGTGGCCGCTGTTGGTGAGCCCCAGCCTGCCCGGGCAGGTCTACCGGGTTGAGGCCGGTCTGCGCACCGTCGTGCTGGCCGGCGACGCCCCGCCCGACGTCGGTGCCGAGGCCAGGAGGGTGGCCGAAGCGGCTGGGGCGCCGCTCTTCGCCGAACCCAGCTCCAACGCCCGGGGAGGTGGCTGCGCCATCGCCGGCTACCGCGACCTCCTGGGCACGCTGGGCGCCGAGATCGAACGGGTGGTGGTGTTCGGTCACCCCACCCTGTCGCGGCCGGTGGTCGCCCTGATGGCCCGCGCCGACGTCGAACTCATCGTGGTGACCTCCGCCGCCGACTGGACGGATCCCGGGCATCGCGCGGTCGTCATCGCGGACTCGGTCGAGATCCCGGAACAGGAGGAGTCCTGGCTGGCTCGCTGGCGCGCGGCCGACGCGGCGGGCGTCGGCGAGGGCTTCACCCAGCGCCACGTCGCCAGCGCCGTGCTCGCGGCGCTGGACGGTGGGCACGACCTCATGCTCGGTTCCAGCTCGATCATCCGCGCCGCAGACGTGCTCCCGGTGGGTGACGACGCCCCGCGGGTCTACGCCAACCGCGGCGTGGCGGGCATCGACGGGACCATCGCCACCGCCACGGGCATCGCGCTGGCGGACCACCGCCCCACCACTGTGCTGGTCGGTGACCTCACGGTGCAGCACGACCTGGGGGCCCTCGTCCGACCCACCCTCGAACCGTGGCCGGGCCTTCGCGTCGTGGTCGCCGATGACGACGGCGGCTCGATCTTCCACACGCTCGAGCAGGGCGCGCCGGACTACGCCGACAGCTTCGAACGGGTGTTCGGCACGCCCCAGGGGGTGGATCTGGTGGCCGTGGCCACTGCCATGGGGTGGCGGGCGGTGCGCGTGGCCGATCAGCCCTCGCTGGAGGAGGCGCTCGCCTCGGACGCCGAGTTCATCGTGGCGGGGGTCCCGAGGCCCTGA
- a CDS encoding demethylmenaquinone methyltransferase, translating to MQSEPGSRATLDKRRGDVAAMFDGVAKRYDLFNDVLSMGQVRRWRRATVEAVDPQPGQRILDLAAGTGTSSAVLAAHGAYVVPSDISLGMLAQGRRQQPGLDFVAGDAVALPFPDDTFDAVTISYGLRNVERTLDALKEMYRVTKPGGRVVIAEFSTPTNRAFRHVYTNYLVAALPRIAKLSSNPVAYGYLAESILAWPDQQGLADLMREAGWQSVEWQDHAAGIVALHRGWKR from the coding sequence ATGCAGAGTGAGCCCGGCAGCCGAGCAACCCTTGACAAGCGGCGCGGTGACGTCGCCGCCATGTTCGACGGTGTCGCCAAACGCTATGACCTGTTCAACGACGTGCTGAGCATGGGTCAGGTGAGGAGGTGGCGCCGCGCCACGGTGGAGGCGGTGGACCCGCAGCCCGGGCAGCGCATCCTGGACCTCGCGGCGGGCACCGGCACGTCGTCGGCCGTCCTCGCGGCGCACGGCGCCTACGTGGTGCCCAGCGACATCTCTCTGGGCATGCTGGCCCAGGGCAGACGGCAGCAGCCCGGCCTCGACTTCGTGGCGGGCGACGCGGTGGCCCTGCCGTTCCCGGACGACACGTTCGACGCCGTCACCATCTCCTACGGGCTGCGCAACGTCGAACGCACGCTGGACGCGCTGAAGGAGATGTACCGGGTTACCAAGCCCGGCGGCCGCGTGGTCATCGCGGAGTTCTCCACCCCCACCAACCGGGCCTTCCGGCACGTCTACACCAACTACCTCGTGGCCGCGCTGCCCCGCATCGCCAAGCTGTCCAGCAATCCGGTGGCCTACGGCTACCTGGCGGAGTCCATCCTCGCCTGGCCGGATCAGCAGGGGCTGGCAGACCTCATGCGCGAGGCCGGCTGGCAGAGCGTGGAATGGCAGGACCATGCCGCCGGCATCGTGGCGCTGCACCGGGGCTGGAAGCGTTGA
- a CDS encoding TM0106 family RecB-like putative nuclease: MNSFVLDAYAARSCPVKTFHTFDPTVPQPAQPHDESLRESFQGGSDFRDGVLNRLAARTQGVVDLRRLHAEGASWEERLKAALEAMGAGAPLILGGVLPMDLDGHRSGRPDALVRGRDTEAGTPGYWPLKVKPYRVREKQVGATQLQVSTIDAIGTLQALPDLRYRGYREGVLLELAHHWRLLESCGFASSSPLAAVVGDDRAAGSEPSATWVDLTTKFIRTYSKTAGHKLRSALERYDHEHGFRVYVAEHARERTGVDDPAPVVRPIRIKECEWCAWWQVCRPLIDDDDLSLRISKAPLDVRELQTLLGLGIKTVAELAEADIDAILPRYLPLTGHRDRSEHRLRQAARRARMLASGVELERVSTEAIGVPRAPVEVDLDIETADDGTVYLWGVLVTDAEGSRFQHFSRFEQLTQDAETAVAAEFAQWLLDMVARHPGLRVFHYSDYETVHLRRLAERSANPALLAAVELIKDHFTDLFGFVRDNFVGVDGLGLKVVASRGVGFHWRDDEPGGLASQTWFAQAVKGGTVEARSSARRRVLDYNEDDVRATLAVRNWLTAHDGGQGLGTPATMNSASEASASSSEG; the protein is encoded by the coding sequence ATGAACAGTTTCGTGCTGGACGCCTACGCCGCCCGCAGTTGCCCGGTGAAGACGTTCCACACGTTCGACCCCACGGTCCCCCAGCCGGCACAGCCGCATGACGAGTCGCTGCGCGAATCGTTCCAGGGCGGCTCGGATTTCCGCGACGGGGTGCTCAATCGGCTGGCCGCCCGCACCCAGGGCGTCGTGGACCTCCGCAGGCTCCACGCGGAGGGCGCCTCGTGGGAGGAGCGGCTCAAGGCCGCGCTCGAGGCGATGGGCGCAGGGGCGCCGCTGATCCTCGGCGGCGTGCTACCCATGGATCTCGACGGCCACCGCAGCGGCCGGCCGGACGCGCTGGTGCGCGGCAGGGACACCGAGGCGGGGACGCCCGGCTACTGGCCGCTGAAGGTCAAGCCGTACCGGGTGCGCGAAAAGCAGGTGGGCGCCACGCAGCTGCAGGTCTCCACCATCGACGCCATCGGCACCCTGCAGGCCCTCCCTGACCTGCGCTATCGCGGCTACCGAGAAGGTGTGCTGCTGGAACTGGCACACCACTGGCGGCTGCTGGAATCCTGCGGCTTCGCATCCTCCTCCCCGCTGGCAGCCGTCGTGGGCGACGACCGGGCCGCCGGTTCGGAGCCGTCGGCCACCTGGGTGGACCTCACCACCAAGTTCATCCGGACCTATTCGAAGACCGCGGGCCACAAGCTGCGCTCGGCGCTCGAGCGCTACGACCACGAGCACGGCTTCCGCGTCTACGTGGCCGAGCATGCGCGTGAGCGTACGGGCGTGGATGACCCCGCGCCGGTGGTGCGGCCCATCCGCATCAAGGAGTGCGAGTGGTGCGCCTGGTGGCAGGTGTGCCGCCCGCTGATCGACGACGACGACCTCTCGCTGCGCATCTCCAAGGCGCCGCTCGACGTGCGCGAACTCCAGACGCTGCTGGGGCTGGGCATCAAGACCGTCGCGGAACTGGCGGAGGCGGACATCGACGCCATCCTCCCCCGGTACCTGCCGCTCACAGGTCACCGCGACCGCTCCGAACACCGCCTGCGCCAGGCGGCCCGCCGTGCCAGGATGCTGGCCAGCGGCGTGGAGCTGGAGCGCGTGAGCACCGAGGCCATCGGGGTGCCGCGCGCCCCCGTCGAGGTGGACCTCGACATCGAGACCGCCGACGACGGCACCGTGTACCTCTGGGGTGTCCTGGTGACCGACGCTGAGGGCTCGCGGTTCCAGCACTTCAGCCGCTTCGAGCAACTCACCCAGGACGCGGAGACGGCCGTGGCGGCGGAGTTCGCCCAGTGGCTGCTGGACATGGTGGCGCGTCATCCGGGGCTCAGGGTGTTCCATTACAGCGACTACGAGACCGTGCACCTGCGACGGCTCGCGGAACGCAGCGCAAACCCCGCGCTGCTCGCGGCCGTGGAACTCATCAAGGACCACTTCACAGACCTGTTCGGCTTCGTCCGCGACAACTTCGTGGGCGTCGACGGGCTCGGGTTGAAGGTCGTCGCCAGCCGCGGCGTCGGCTTCCACTGGCGCGACGATGAGCCCGGCGGCCTCGCGTCGCAGACGTGGTTCGCGCAGGCGGTCAAGGGCGGCACCGTGGAGGCCCGCAGCTCTGCGCGGCGGCGGGTGCTCGACTACAACGAGGACGACGTGCGCGCCACGTTGGCCGTGCGCAACTGGCTCACCGCCCACGACGGCGGTCAGGGCCTCGGGACCCCCGCCACGATGAACTCGGCGTCCGAGGCGAGCGCCTCCTCCAGCGAGGGCTGA
- a CDS encoding NADH-quinone oxidoreductase subunit C → MSDDQTPEENLPATSGLPAQQPIFTSKAGMWSRGAGDTSGYGGLTRGLSMPGRTEPPFDDPSDAVYGRALELLPEELGGARVLFDRGELTIYVPREHLAAVARTFRDDAFLRFEVCVSVSGVHYPNEKGAELHSVYHLLSYTHNRRVRLEVTCPDEDPHIPSVVATYPMVDYHERETWDMFGIIFDGHPSLTRILMPDDWKGHPQRKDYPLGGVDVEYKGAKVPAPDNRRTYS, encoded by the coding sequence ATGAGCGACGACCAGACTCCTGAGGAGAACCTTCCCGCCACCTCGGGCCTCCCCGCCCAGCAGCCCATCTTCACCAGCAAGGCGGGCATGTGGTCCCGCGGTGCCGGCGACACCTCCGGCTACGGCGGCCTCACCCGCGGCCTCAGCATGCCGGGCCGCACCGAGCCGCCGTTCGACGACCCGTCGGACGCCGTCTACGGCCGGGCCCTGGAACTGCTGCCCGAGGAACTCGGCGGCGCCCGTGTGCTGTTCGACCGCGGTGAGCTCACGATCTACGTTCCGCGCGAGCACCTCGCCGCCGTCGCCCGGACCTTCCGCGACGACGCGTTCCTGCGCTTCGAGGTCTGCGTGTCCGTCTCGGGCGTGCACTACCCGAACGAAAAGGGCGCGGAACTGCATTCCGTGTACCACCTGCTGAGCTACACCCACAACCGTCGGGTCCGGCTCGAGGTCACCTGTCCGGACGAAGATCCCCACATCCCGTCGGTCGTGGCCACCTACCCCATGGTGGATTACCACGAGCGTGAGACCTGGGACATGTTCGGCATCATCTTCGACGGCCACCCGTCGCTCACCCGCATCCTCATGCCGGACGACTGGAAGGGCCACCCGCAGCGCAAGGATTACCCGCTGGGTGGCGTCGACGTCGAGTACAAGGGCGCCAAGGTGCCCGCTCCCGACAACAGGAGGACCTACTCGTGA
- a CDS encoding geranylgeranyl reductase family protein has translation MSFANSGTARPTHESDVIVVGAGPGGSATATYLARHGLSVTLLEKSHFPREKVCGDGLTPRATRALTRLGIDTSEEAGWIHNKGLRVHGGHVKPFELLWPELTDFPPYGVQRPRSDFDDLLARHAVAAGAELIEGANVTNAVLDDRTGRITGVETKDGRVFKAPYVVAADGNSARLAISMGINKIDSRPMGVAVRTYYTSPQSNDEFLESHLQLWDGEPGKSTLLPGYGWIFPMGDGTCNVGLGVLSTSKGFGQTNYRDLLKRWLAGTPEEWGYRDENMVGKVSSAALPMAFNRQPHYGRGLVLVGDAGGMVSPFNGEGIAYAMEAGELAAQALAEAKSRGVGTASAERAMQAYPAALKDSLGGYYRLGMIFTKLIGDPRIMYICTRYGLPRPMLMRFVMKLLANLTDSRDGDAMDRIINTLCKVAPSA, from the coding sequence ATGTCGTTCGCCAACTCTGGCACGGCCCGCCCCACCCACGAATCGGACGTCATCGTCGTCGGAGCCGGACCGGGCGGATCAGCGACAGCCACCTACCTCGCACGGCACGGGCTCTCCGTCACGCTGCTCGAGAAGTCTCATTTCCCCCGGGAGAAGGTGTGTGGCGACGGCCTCACGCCCCGCGCCACCCGCGCGCTCACCCGGCTGGGGATCGACACCTCTGAAGAGGCCGGCTGGATCCACAACAAGGGTCTTCGGGTGCACGGCGGCCATGTCAAGCCGTTCGAGTTGCTGTGGCCTGAACTGACCGACTTCCCGCCCTACGGCGTGCAGCGTCCCCGCTCGGATTTCGACGACCTCCTGGCCCGCCACGCCGTGGCCGCGGGGGCCGAACTCATCGAGGGCGCCAACGTGACCAACGCCGTGCTGGACGACCGCACCGGTCGCATCACCGGCGTCGAGACCAAGGACGGCCGCGTCTTCAAGGCCCCCTACGTCGTCGCCGCTGACGGCAACTCCGCGCGGCTGGCCATCTCGATGGGCATCAACAAGATCGACAGCCGCCCCATGGGTGTCGCTGTGCGCACGTACTACACGAGCCCGCAGAGCAACGACGAGTTCCTCGAGTCGCACCTGCAGCTCTGGGACGGCGAGCCCGGTAAGTCCACGCTGCTCCCCGGCTACGGCTGGATCTTCCCGATGGGCGACGGCACCTGCAACGTCGGCCTCGGGGTGCTCAGCACGTCGAAGGGCTTCGGGCAGACCAACTACCGCGACCTGCTGAAGCGGTGGCTGGCCGGCACCCCGGAGGAGTGGGGCTACCGCGACGAGAACATGGTGGGCAAGGTGAGCAGCGCTGCGCTGCCGATGGCGTTCAACCGTCAGCCGCACTACGGCCGCGGGCTCGTGCTCGTCGGCGACGCCGGCGGCATGGTCAGCCCCTTCAACGGTGAAGGCATCGCCTACGCCATGGAGGCCGGCGAACTGGCGGCCCAGGCCTTGGCCGAAGCGAAGTCGCGCGGTGTCGGCACCGCCTCCGCGGAGCGGGCCATGCAGGCCTACCCCGCCGCGCTGAAGGACAGCCTGGGTGGTTACTATCGCCTGGGAATGATCTTCACCAAGCTCATCGGTGACCCGCGGATCATGTACATCTGCACCCGATACGGTCTACCCCGGCCCATGCTCATGCGCTTCGTGATGAAGCTCCTGGCCAACCTGACCGATTCCCGTGACGGGGACGCGATGGACCGGATCATTAACACCTTGTGCAAGGTCGCTCCGTCGGCCTGA
- a CDS encoding isochorismate synthase MenF, with translation MRATTVAIDDPGALERFLPETGPSTAFLRRGDGFVALGEVARFETDRLDAADVWWEEISGQIDHDSEVLGEFGTGPVAVGTFSFDPDRSEERSVLTVPEVIIGRRGGLSWITKLGPARGNATLPSPGEPVRPPAGVTSLGGSMADHEWTDIVAAVVSLIRKGEVHKVVLARDLIARADNPLDLRFVLRELMATYPMTWAYLVDGMIGATPELLVRREGGLVTSRVLAGTVWGDDEDADPIRLAARLAKSSKDISEHEFAVESVARALAPYCNAMNVPEAPSVLKLPNVMHLATDITGVVDGAASAMTLAAALHPSAAVCGTPTHLALDVISELESLDRGRYAGPVGWVDTHGDGEWAIALRGGQVRPETPNEIQLFAGAGIVADSSPESELAETGAKFVPMLQALGLNGS, from the coding sequence ATGCGTGCGACCACTGTCGCGATCGACGACCCCGGGGCCCTGGAGAGATTCCTCCCGGAGACCGGGCCGTCGACGGCGTTCCTGCGCCGCGGCGACGGCTTTGTTGCACTGGGCGAAGTGGCCCGGTTCGAAACCGACCGGCTGGACGCCGCCGACGTCTGGTGGGAGGAGATCTCCGGCCAGATCGACCACGACTCCGAGGTGCTCGGCGAATTCGGCACCGGTCCCGTCGCGGTGGGCACCTTCTCCTTCGACCCCGACAGGTCCGAGGAGCGCTCGGTCCTCACCGTCCCCGAGGTGATCATCGGCAGGCGCGGCGGGCTCAGCTGGATCACCAAGCTCGGCCCAGCCCGCGGCAACGCCACCCTCCCCTCCCCCGGTGAGCCCGTCCGGCCCCCGGCAGGCGTGACCTCGTTGGGCGGTTCCATGGCCGACCACGAGTGGACCGACATCGTGGCAGCGGTGGTGTCGCTGATCCGCAAGGGCGAGGTTCACAAGGTGGTGCTCGCCCGCGACCTCATCGCCCGTGCCGACAACCCGCTCGACCTGCGGTTCGTGCTGCGCGAACTGATGGCCACCTACCCCATGACCTGGGCGTACCTGGTGGACGGCATGATCGGCGCCACCCCGGAACTGCTCGTCCGCCGTGAAGGTGGACTCGTCACGTCGCGCGTGCTGGCCGGCACCGTCTGGGGCGACGACGAGGATGCGGACCCGATCAGGCTCGCCGCACGCCTCGCGAAATCCAGCAAGGACATCTCCGAGCACGAGTTCGCCGTCGAATCCGTGGCGAGGGCGCTGGCGCCCTACTGCAACGCGATGAACGTGCCCGAAGCCCCCTCAGTGCTGAAGCTCCCCAACGTGATGCACTTGGCCACCGACATCACCGGGGTGGTCGACGGGGCGGCCAGCGCCATGACACTGGCCGCCGCGCTGCACCCGAGTGCCGCAGTGTGCGGGACCCCGACGCACCTGGCGCTCGACGTGATCTCAGAGCTCGAATCCCTGGACCGCGGCCGGTACGCCGGGCCCGTCGGGTGGGTGGACACCCACGGCGACGGGGAATGGGCCATCGCGTTGCGCGGCGGCCAGGTGCGGCCCGAGACCCCCAACGAGATCCAGTTGTTCGCCGGGGCGGGCATCGTGGCAGATTCCTCGCCCGAATCCGAACTGGCCGAGACCGGCGCGAAGTTCGTGCCGATGTTGCAGGCCCTCGGTCTCAACGGCTCCTGA